The Paenibacillus beijingensis nucleotide sequence CCCATACATCCGAGTCCCAGAGCCGATACTTCCAGCTCTCCGCCGAGCAATCTCTTCTCCATCGTAATCGCTCCTCTCATTTTGGACGCTTGTCCGCGTCCGGTTACGTCGAGACAACCATATTTTGGGATGAGTCCCATCTCCATTGTATTAAATGCCCATGCAGATGTACACCTCCGTACCATTCATCGATTCCGTTCACTTGCATCCAGTCTTTTTCCCCGCTCAAAACGACTCTGCCCAGCTCCGTTAAACGAACGGCACAGTTGCCGAATGACGGCGAGTGATTTTTATAATTTGGAAAAGAGGTTAGACCTTCGATATGGAGCAGGGGATGCGGACTTTGAGACATTTTCGCAAGACAGTGCCAATACTGCAGATCACCCATGCCAAGAACGTGAAGCCGATCCCCGGCTTGAGCGAACAGATTAAACGTCGTAAGCGGAGCGCGCTGCAGGATCTCCAGCGTCGTCTGCTCGACAATGCCGAGTCCGTTGTAAACGGAGGGGAGACGCGACAAATGGAGCTGAAAAGCGTCATGCACAAAGGGGAGGGCGGAGGTATCGGCTGCAAGGAGCCGCACAAGTTCGCCTGGTTCGGGCGAAGCGTACGCTTCCCACACTTGAGCGCCCAAATCGAGTTGCTCCTGCTGCACAGGGTGCCAAGCGCCGAGCAGTTGCTCCAGCTGTTTCACGGACAGCTGTCCCAAGCCGCGAAACGAATCGATGCCCGGAAACGAGTCGATGTTTAGCAGGCTCAGCTTCGTATGGCCAAGAGATTGTCCGGAAAACCAATGGAGCAAATAACAAAGCATCGTCTGGTCGAACAGATCGTATTCGAACCACAATACGATTTCCTTGTAGCGGCTGAAATCGGCCAGCGCCTTCTCCTGCGCTTCGCAGCCGGCAATGTATTCCCGGGCCGGAATTCCCATCGTCCGTTCCAAATATTGCGCCCGCACGGAACGGTGGGACTGCTGCGCGGGATCGTCAAATACCGGACCTTCAGAGTAGAGTTCTCTCCAGACGAGAATATCGCCCTGCACGACGGTTTGCCGCAGCTTGTCCGCGACGGAATCTCCGTTTACGATATGGAGCATGCTTCGACCTCCTTAATTGAAATGCTTCATAGTTCAATTAAAGCACACCGGCAAACTTTTT carries:
- a CDS encoding DUF1835 domain-containing protein, which gives rise to MLHIVNGDSVADKLRQTVVQGDILVWRELYSEGPVFDDPAQQSHRSVRAQYLERTMGIPAREYIAGCEAQEKALADFSRYKEIVLWFEYDLFDQTMLCYLLHWFSGQSLGHTKLSLLNIDSFPGIDSFRGLGQLSVKQLEQLLGAWHPVQQEQLDLGAQVWEAYASPEPGELVRLLAADTSALPFVHDAFQLHLSRLPSVYNGLGIVEQTTLEILQRAPLTTFNLFAQAGDRLHVLGMGDLQYWHCLAKMSQSPHPLLHIEGLTSFPNYKNHSPSFGNCAVRLTELGRVVLSGEKDWMQVNGIDEWYGGVHLHGHLIQWRWDSSQNMVVST